From the genome of Ziziphus jujuba cultivar Dongzao chromosome 6, ASM3175591v1, one region includes:
- the LOC107405345 gene encoding uncharacterized protein LOC107405345 yields MAEEEVVVVEHTITTPEANSSAATAQVSSPAAHNLKSYMFSIDHGQGHGGATGTQKAKEPGGYKAYGGFEEKPRKMEVFSWCSYELCSYFVLHVLIPIVFPLIISQIVKFPKDEPVHGFVQNTRGLNCSAKEMKIYHGLTSPYINVNHAKYSALEWTSISWAIGILIAAPILGFLSTHLDRGHQPIIAIGATAIGAIFCLPSGFFKTVWIFPPYIAFIIAAITVASATHTRHLGFMVRGFTGPTIQKSQFQIRRAVSGWLSLYAAAAGTLGCAVIASFTYHMLKEKEEFISLWVVSIYSGLIWLLGIFHFLTSNRPTNRTSISRAHALSIFKYPHALGSLAGVFLSSLTTMCIFTGTLLYLVGQLCFSPASLLYFWLIYFIFPLVLLPLMHPLQHVLKSDSVKMQILGFALSAITAGMGFYYKGKIWRRKHVLALALFQSTSTGILHAFGRVLLVDCSPYGKEGAFSTWFVLVKVLGTGLGFTIASVAPGNIGVSFGVAFFTSVVAMAVLIFGNVSDLDGAVAAGNVEEDHVVGYGEGGVSSSPLVHGVDIAGSSTEIKECLEKSETP; encoded by the exons ATGGCTGAAGAAGAAGTAGTAGTAGTAGAACACACCATTACTACTCCGGAAGCTAATTCTTCTGCCGCAACTGCTCAAGTTTCGTCCCCTGCAGCACACAACCTGAAAAGCTACATGTTCTCCATAGATCATGGTCAGGGTCATGGAGGTGCCACTGGAACCCAGAAGGCCAAAGAGCCGGGTGGTTACAAAGCCTATGGTGGGTTTGAAGAGAAACCCAGAAAGATGGAAGTTTTTAGTTGGTGTTCTTATGAACTGTGCTCTTACTTCGTTCTTCACGTTCTCATCCCCATCGTCTTCCCGCTTATCATCAGCCAGATTGTGAAATTTCCCAAGGATGAGCCTGTTCACGGTTTTGTACAGAACACCAGGGGCTTAAACTGTTCtgcaaaagaaatgaaaat CTACCATGGACTCACATCACCATACATAAACGTGAACCATGCAAAGTACTCCGCTCTAGAATGGACTTCAATTTCCTGGGCCATCGGAATCCTCATCGCCGCTCCGATCCTCGGCTTCCTCTCCACCCACCTCGACCGAGGCCATCAACCGATCATCGCCATCGGAGCCACCGCCATCGGCGCCATCTTCTGTCTCCCATCGGGATTCTTCAAAACCGTCTGGATTTTCCCACCCTACATTGCCTTCATAATCGCAGCCATCACCGTTGCCTCTGCCACTCATACGCGCCACCTTGGCTTCATGGTCCGCGGCTTCACCGGACCGACAATTCAAAAATCCCAGTTCCAAATCCGCCGTGCAGTCTCCGGCTGGCTGTCCCTCTACGCTGCCGCCGCCGGTACGCTAGGCTGCGCCGTCATTGCGTCGTTCACATACCATATGCTCAAGGAAAAAGAGGAATTCATAAGTCTTTGGGTGGTTTCCATTTACAGTGGACTAATTTGGCTTTTAGGAATTTTTCATTTCTTGACCTCAAACAGGCCAACCAACAGAACCTCCATATCAAGAGCTCATGCACTTTCTATCTTCAAATACCCTCATGCACTCGGAAGCCTCGCCGGagttttcctctcttctcttacCACCATGTGTATCTTCACCGGAACGTTGCTATACCTCGTCGGACAACTCTGTTTCTCTCCCGCTTCTTTACTTTATTTCTGGTTAATTTACTTCATTTTCCCACTCGTTTTACTTCCATTGATGCACCCACTACAACATGTGTTGAAGAGCGACTCCGTGAAGATGCAAATACTCGGTTTCGCCCTCTCGGCGATCACCGCTGGGATGGGATTCTACTACAAAGGAAAGATTTGGAGAAGAAAACATGTATTGGCTCTGGCTCTTTTTCAGAGCACTTCGACTGGGATTTTGCATGCGTTTGGTAGAGTTTTGTTGGTGGATTGTTCGCCTTATGGGAAAGAAGGAGCTTTCTCTACTTGGTTTGTGTTGGTGAAAGTGCTTGGAACTGGTTTGGGTTTTACGATAGCATCTGTTGCTCCCGGAAATATTGGGGTTTCATTCGGTGTTGCTTTCTTTACGAGTGTTGTTGCCATGGCGGTTTTGATATTTGGGAATGTGAGTGATCTTGATGGAGCTGTTGCTGCTGGGAATGTGGAAGAAGATCATGTTGTTGGTTATGGTGAAGGTGGTGTTTCATCATCACCTCTTGTTCATGGTGTTGATATTGCTGGAAGCAGTACTGAAATCAAGGAGTGTTTGGAAAAAAGCGAGACACCATAA